The genomic window GCGCTGCAGTTGACGGCAACCCTTGCCACGGAGGTGGAATACTGGCCGACGCCTGATCCTGTCGGTGTTGAAGGCCGCCGCGAACTGCAGCTCGATGCCTATCGCGCGGTGCGTGATGGCCTGATGCAGAAAATCCGCAAGCGGTTCGGGCCGCGTGGTATGGCGAACGAGTAAGTCGATGATTACGCGACTGGCGGTCTCCGGGTATCGATCGTTGCGCGACATCCGGCTTGTTCTTGGATCGCTCAATGTTGTGACCGGTGCCAACGGCAGCGGTAAATCCAGTCTCTATCGCTCGCTCCGGCTGCTTGCGGATGTCGCGCAGGGACGTGTGATTCAATCCCTCGCCGCGGAAGGCGGGCTGCAGTCAACGCTGTGGGCAGGGCCGGAAAATTTCTCCCGCAAGATGAGGGTCGGCACGCAGGCGGTTGAAGGAACTGTCCGTAGCAAGCC from Nitrobacteraceae bacterium AZCC 1564 includes these protein-coding regions:
- a CDS encoding putative ATPase (product_source=COG4637; cath_funfam=3.40.50.300; cog=COG4637; pfam=PF13304; superfamily=52540) — encoded protein: MITRLAVSGYRSLRDIRLVLGSLNVVTGANGSGKSSLYRSLRLLADVAQGRVIQSLAAEGGLQSTLWAGPENFSRKMRVGTQAVEGTVRSKPVGLKLGFAGDDYGYAI